The following proteins come from a genomic window of Flavobacteriaceae bacterium MAR_2010_188:
- a CDS encoding putative ABC transport system permease protein, giving the protein MIKNYFRIAWRNLLKRKSYALINIFGLALGAAICLLIVLFIKSEKNVDSWRKDADNVYRMGLIRKYPGRESSYAIIPQSYAKTIKEELPEVEEVVRVFNFFNNGTFQIKYGDKKFEETEVYFADPTFFEIFKSNHLFGNETDPLGRPNTIVLNETTAKKYFGDASKAVGKIIEPEGNNFQPLEVTAVYEDWPDNSHFTFNALISTSENNNFEQENYVGFSAYTYLRLNDNASPEKVEAAMPGIIRKFAAGDIQRQFSMPIEKFMESGNGYVYFLQPLKDIYLKSNLENEFRANGNSTTLYIFGLVAIFILFIACVNFINLSTARSSERAKEVGIRKTFGSERKTLITQFMAESFLISLLAMVVAVAIFALLIPIFNDISGKDFSVSSLLAADAILLLITFTCITGLLAGIYPAFVLSSFNPIQVLRGKFKSGKQGRALRSGLVIFQFSISVILIICTLIVNRQMDFMTSERLGFNKEQTIILERTDLLGENTRAFKNELRNIKGVSSVSGSTALPGQQNFFGVSWATVDNSNETMTGRGLIVDEEYSETLGLELVAGRFFSKEMATDSLAVVINERAARELGLQNPIGRRLVTPEGFLNPAGASFVYTVIGVVKDFHYQSLHEPITPLVFTNGSRFNNVFGLTAVHIEGSSFDQVIGKLEQVWAKFIDDKPLTFQFLDQTIESQYQGERTARKVFTFFSVITIFIACIGLLGLAAYTTRQRIHEIGVRKVLGASVGNIVGMLSKDFIKLVLLSTLIAIPIAWYAMHKWLQNFTYRIDSSWDLFMVAAIIAIITAFATISFQAIKAALANPVKSLRTE; this is encoded by the coding sequence ATGATCAAGAATTATTTCAGGATAGCTTGGAGGAACCTTTTAAAAAGAAAATCCTATGCATTGATCAATATCTTTGGTCTAGCTCTTGGCGCGGCGATCTGTTTACTGATAGTATTATTTATTAAAAGTGAAAAGAATGTCGATTCCTGGCGGAAGGATGCGGATAATGTTTATAGAATGGGTCTTATACGTAAATACCCAGGGCGAGAGTCATCTTATGCTATTATACCACAGTCCTATGCTAAAACGATAAAGGAAGAACTTCCAGAAGTAGAAGAAGTTGTTAGGGTATTTAATTTTTTCAATAATGGAACATTTCAAATTAAATATGGGGACAAAAAGTTTGAAGAGACAGAGGTCTATTTCGCTGACCCAACATTTTTCGAAATTTTTAAATCCAATCATTTATTTGGAAATGAGACCGATCCACTGGGCAGACCCAATACTATTGTATTAAATGAAACGACAGCCAAGAAATATTTTGGTGATGCTTCTAAAGCAGTCGGAAAGATAATAGAACCTGAAGGAAATAATTTTCAGCCATTAGAGGTAACAGCAGTTTATGAGGATTGGCCAGATAATTCTCATTTCACCTTTAATGCCCTTATATCTACTAGTGAGAACAATAATTTTGAACAAGAAAATTACGTGGGATTTTCGGCATATACTTATCTCCGTTTAAACGATAATGCTTCACCTGAGAAAGTCGAAGCGGCAATGCCGGGAATAATTAGAAAATTCGCGGCAGGGGATATCCAAAGACAATTTTCCATGCCGATAGAGAAATTTATGGAATCTGGTAATGGCTATGTTTATTTCCTTCAACCTCTCAAGGATATTTACCTTAAATCTAATCTTGAAAATGAATTTAGAGCAAATGGAAATTCCACAACATTATACATTTTTGGATTGGTCGCTATATTCATACTATTTATAGCATGTGTGAATTTTATAAATCTTTCAACTGCACGATCTTCTGAAAGAGCAAAAGAGGTTGGGATTAGAAAGACATTTGGCTCTGAAAGAAAAACCCTTATCACACAATTTATGGCTGAGTCCTTTTTGATCAGCTTATTGGCGATGGTAGTGGCTGTTGCAATTTTTGCATTACTGATACCGATTTTTAATGATATTTCGGGAAAGGACTTTTCAGTTTCATCACTACTGGCAGCAGACGCCATTCTACTGTTAATCACTTTTACATGTATTACGGGCCTATTGGCCGGTATATATCCAGCATTTGTTCTCTCTTCATTTAATCCTATACAAGTTCTTCGAGGTAAATTTAAGTCTGGCAAACAGGGCAGAGCCTTAAGAAGCGGTTTAGTGATTTTTCAATTTTCAATTTCAGTGATTCTGATAATTTGCACCTTGATCGTGAATAGACAGATGGATTTTATGACCAGTGAACGATTAGGATTTAACAAAGAACAGACCATTATTTTAGAGCGTACAGATTTGCTGGGTGAGAATACCCGTGCATTTAAGAATGAATTGCGCAACATAAAGGGCGTTAGTTCTGTTTCAGGATCCACGGCACTGCCAGGGCAACAAAATTTCTTTGGTGTTAGCTGGGCGACGGTTGACAATAGTAACGAAACTATGACCGGTAGAGGTTTAATTGTTGATGAAGAGTATAGTGAAACTTTAGGCCTAGAATTGGTTGCAGGAAGATTTTTCTCCAAAGAAATGGCAACCGATTCTTTAGCAGTGGTAATAAATGAAAGGGCAGCAAGGGAATTGGGCTTACAAAATCCTATAGGAAGAAGATTGGTAACACCGGAAGGTTTCTTAAATCCGGCGGGAGCTTCATTTGTATATACAGTTATAGGGGTAGTAAAAGACTTTCACTATCAATCCTTACACGAGCCTATAACGCCCCTGGTATTTACAAATGGATCTCGATTTAATAATGTATTTGGACTTACCGCTGTACACATTGAAGGAAGCTCATTCGATCAAGTTATAGGAAAGTTGGAGCAAGTATGGGCGAAATTTATAGACGATAAACCGTTGACGTTTCAATTTTTGGATCAAACAATAGAAAGCCAATATCAAGGTGAGCGTACTGCAAGAAAGGTTTTTACTTTTTTCTCTGTTATAACCATCTTTATAGCCTGCATCGGACTTCTAGGTCTTGCCGCCTACACCACGAGACAGCGTATTCACGAAATCGGGGTGAGAAAGGTTCTCGGTGCTTCTGTGGGTAATATCGTCGGAATGCTTTCAAAGGATTTTATAAAATTAGTATTGTTATCTACCCTGATCGCAATACCGATAGCGTGGTATGCAATGCATAAATGGCTTCAGAATTTTACATATAGAATAGACTCTTCGTGGGACTTATTTATGGTCGCAGCGATAATTGCTATCATAACGGCTTTTGCTACCATAAGTTTTCAGGCAATAAAAGCGGCATTGGCAAATCCGGTAAAGAGTTTAAGAACGGAATAG
- a CDS encoding putative ABC transport system permease protein: MLRNYLHTAWRNIIKRKGIFFINIFGLAIGIASCLLIFMFVSDELSYDTFNDKADQIARVVFRAKVNGEEMKEAVVMAPVASVLKNEIPEVLESTRMAKSFGNRIEQNGKYFGESKLAYVDPNFFNVFTLPLIQGEESSVLSKANTVVLSESLAKTIFGSKNPIGENIILTNRDQFLSVTGVMEDIPMNSHFHFDLLVSSTGYEKAKSDSWLQSDFYTYIVLKDGADLKSVEDKLPAISEKYMGPQIKDALGMTFQEFTNKNTIGLYLQPLRDIHLKSDFSDATTIEQGGDIKYIYIFSAVAMFILLIACINFMNLATASASKRFKEVGIRKVLGSSKQQLIKQFLAESFISTLIATITAIILVAMALPFFNDLSGKELSFGFIFSPTILPTIIGLILVISFLAGGYPAFYLSSFKPIATLKNTFSGSAKSSGIRSGLVVFQFIISAGLILSTLIVNQQMKFIQNKDLGYDKDQLLVVRNSYLLENNEDNFIDKIKNNPQVQSLTHSAYVPVGESDNEVGGIFKDEKFFRRMSFYNIDEDYLPTMKMKLVAGRNFSKDFGNETNYVIVNQKATEVLGVADNPIGKIFQRDTNDGLEDMEIIGVVKDFNFKSLHQEIEPLVMKKAAYGGIIIRANVGDMSGLIVNLNDKWNSYSPKESFNYRILDDSYNFTYLKERKLGIILTLFAVLTILVASLGLFGLVTFTAEQRIKEIGIRKVLGSSSTQIVTLLSKEFLKLVAVSFLIAFPLSFYLMKKWLQDFAYRTDIHWWLYVLAAIITICIAFLTIGFKSYRAANANPIKSLKTE, from the coding sequence ATGCTTCGGAACTATCTTCATACCGCTTGGCGGAACATCATAAAGAGAAAGGGAATCTTCTTCATAAATATTTTTGGTCTTGCCATTGGTATAGCCTCGTGCCTATTAATATTCATGTTTGTTAGTGATGAGCTTAGCTACGATACTTTCAACGATAAAGCGGATCAAATTGCAAGAGTTGTTTTTCGCGCAAAAGTAAATGGCGAGGAGATGAAGGAAGCTGTGGTTATGGCTCCTGTTGCCTCGGTCTTAAAAAATGAAATCCCTGAAGTTTTAGAATCTACCCGCATGGCGAAGTCTTTCGGTAATCGAATTGAACAAAATGGGAAATATTTTGGTGAAAGTAAGTTGGCTTATGTAGACCCCAACTTTTTTAATGTCTTTACGCTGCCTTTAATTCAAGGTGAAGAATCCTCAGTTCTAAGTAAGGCAAATACGGTCGTTCTTTCAGAAAGTCTTGCGAAGACCATTTTTGGCTCAAAAAATCCGATTGGAGAAAATATCATTCTTACCAATCGAGATCAGTTCCTTAGTGTTACCGGAGTGATGGAAGATATACCTATGAATTCACATTTTCATTTTGATTTGTTAGTCTCTTCAACAGGCTACGAAAAGGCTAAAAGCGATTCTTGGTTACAATCCGATTTTTATACCTATATCGTTCTAAAAGATGGAGCCGACCTCAAATCAGTAGAGGACAAACTACCCGCTATTTCTGAGAAATATATGGGCCCACAGATTAAAGATGCACTTGGCATGACTTTTCAAGAGTTTACTAATAAGAATACGATTGGTTTATATCTACAGCCTCTTAGAGATATTCACTTAAAATCAGATTTCTCTGATGCTACAACAATAGAGCAGGGCGGGGACATCAAGTATATATATATTTTCAGCGCAGTTGCGATGTTTATACTTCTAATCGCCTGTATCAATTTTATGAATTTGGCTACGGCGTCTGCTTCTAAAAGATTTAAAGAAGTAGGTATCAGGAAAGTCCTTGGTTCTAGTAAGCAACAACTCATTAAGCAATTCTTGGCAGAGTCGTTTATTTCTACCCTTATAGCCACCATTACCGCGATAATCCTAGTAGCAATGGCTTTACCGTTTTTTAATGATTTGTCCGGCAAAGAATTGAGCTTTGGTTTCATATTTTCTCCAACTATTTTACCAACTATTATAGGTCTAATTCTAGTAATCAGTTTTTTAGCGGGAGGTTATCCAGCATTTTATCTATCATCCTTTAAACCTATCGCAACATTAAAAAATACATTCTCTGGTTCGGCCAAGAGCAGTGGTATTAGGAGCGGTCTTGTAGTTTTTCAGTTTATCATATCGGCTGGTCTTATACTTTCTACTTTAATCGTTAATCAGCAAATGAAATTTATTCAAAATAAAGATCTTGGTTACGATAAAGACCAACTCTTGGTGGTAAGGAACTCTTATTTACTCGAAAATAATGAAGACAATTTTATAGATAAAATAAAGAACAATCCACAAGTGCAAAGCTTAACGCATTCTGCATACGTTCCCGTTGGAGAGTCGGATAATGAGGTGGGTGGAATATTTAAGGATGAAAAATTCTTCCGGAGAATGTCCTTTTACAACATAGATGAAGATTACCTCCCCACAATGAAAATGAAGCTAGTAGCAGGAAGAAATTTCTCAAAGGATTTTGGGAATGAAACAAATTATGTCATCGTTAATCAAAAAGCAACTGAAGTACTTGGGGTCGCTGATAATCCTATAGGTAAGATTTTCCAAAGAGACACCAATGATGGATTAGAGGATATGGAAATAATTGGAGTCGTAAAAGATTTCAACTTTAAATCCCTTCACCAGGAAATTGAGCCATTGGTCATGAAAAAAGCAGCTTATGGTGGTATAATAATCCGGGCGAATGTTGGTGATATGTCTGGCTTAATAGTAAATCTTAATGATAAATGGAATTCTTATAGTCCCAAAGAATCATTCAACTATAGGATTTTGGACGATTCTTACAATTTTACTTATCTAAAAGAGAGAAAACTGGGAATCATTCTTACCCTTTTCGCGGTGTTGACCATTTTAGTTGCTTCGCTAGGTCTTTTTGGGCTGGTAACCTTTACCGCAGAACAAAGAATAAAGGAAATAGGTATCAGAAAAGTCCTTGGCTCGTCTAGTACCCAAATCGTCACCTTACTTTCAAAGGAATTTTTAAAACTGGTTGCTGTGTCCTTTTTAATTGCTTTTCCACTCAGTTTCTATCTAATGAAAAAATGGTTACAGGATTTTGCCTATCGCACGGATATCCATTGGTGGTTATACGTTCTGGCGGCAATTATCACCATTTGTATAGCGTTTTTAACCATTGGGTTTAAGAGCTACAGAGCAGCAAACGCCAATCCGATCAAAAGTCTTAAAACTGAATGA
- a CDS encoding putative ABC transport system permease protein — protein sequence MFRNYFKIAVRNLLRHKGYTTIKILGLSVGVMCCILIMLFVNSEWSYDKFHTKADRLFRVWQDEKYEDQRFVNSITPLIMAPTLEENIPEVEKSTRVVDLNPTITLNGQDFNDNVLMVDPSFFEMFDFNLMAGNTNNPLGQMSSIVLSESTAKKYFGNENALGKDIEIIIGEEKSIFTVTAIAEDVLEASSIKFNSLIPYKNVDKLYSKPAQNSWFNVFGETYVLLSEGVSVDAVTSKFPTMMVKALGEDYSPGAFMVYLQPLTKIHLDNTIPQGIQPISNPKYSYILATIGILILLVACANFIILAIGNSSSRSREVGVRKVLGAEKSQLIGQFMGEAVVITFISLLLGLFFSWIMLGEFNEIISRDLMIPFNLTFISFFILLGVVIAFVAGFYPAIILSKFNPVTILKGKNVKEGGSGIFRKGLIVGQFAISIALIICTLVIEQQIDLFKNMDLGYDKETVIVVPTNMNRKDGTVLAERYINELKSRPEISDASASLYSFAESPWVTLGFTNENNEYKSFQYNAVDPDFLKTMAIEFEEGRGFDKSITSDKLNAAIVNESFVKEFGLKDPVGKKLPGNFQHEIIGVVKDFHYQSLHTPISPLLLTATPDSVFRRSENINMAFSPQPRISVRMNSNDLKANVALLEDAWKKVAPNQDFEKIFLDETVASQYQAEQRTSTIVKIASSLSIFIAIIGLFGLVTLIVSKRRKEIGIRKVLGADIKNIIRLISMDFVKLISIAALISFPLAWWFMNDWLKDFEYRVGINWWVFAIAGIATMAIALLTVGLQSMKAAHSNPTNSLRTE from the coding sequence ATGTTCAGAAATTATTTTAAAATAGCCGTCAGAAATTTACTTCGACACAAAGGATATACTACTATTAAAATATTAGGTCTTAGCGTTGGGGTAATGTGTTGTATCCTAATCATGCTATTTGTTAATAGTGAATGGAGTTACGATAAATTTCATACAAAGGCCGATCGCTTATTTAGAGTTTGGCAAGATGAGAAATACGAAGATCAACGATTTGTAAATTCCATAACGCCTTTGATTATGGCGCCAACTCTGGAGGAGAACATTCCTGAAGTTGAAAAATCTACCCGAGTGGTTGATCTAAACCCTACAATCACCCTAAACGGTCAGGATTTCAACGATAATGTCCTTATGGTCGATCCGTCGTTTTTCGAGATGTTCGATTTTAATCTGATGGCGGGAAACACCAATAATCCATTAGGGCAGATGAGCTCTATTGTACTTTCAGAAAGTACGGCAAAGAAGTATTTTGGTAATGAAAATGCGCTGGGAAAAGATATTGAAATTATAATAGGGGAGGAGAAATCCATTTTTACCGTTACGGCTATTGCAGAGGATGTCCTAGAAGCTTCTAGTATTAAATTCAACAGTCTTATTCCCTATAAAAATGTCGACAAACTTTATAGCAAACCCGCGCAGAATAGCTGGTTTAATGTATTTGGTGAAACCTATGTTCTATTAAGTGAGGGCGTATCCGTTGATGCTGTAACTTCCAAATTCCCGACCATGATGGTAAAGGCTTTGGGAGAGGATTATAGTCCTGGAGCCTTTATGGTATATCTTCAGCCTCTTACAAAAATTCACTTAGATAATACTATACCTCAAGGAATACAGCCTATCAGTAATCCAAAATATTCCTATATCCTTGCTACGATCGGCATTCTTATATTACTTGTCGCTTGTGCTAATTTCATAATCCTTGCAATAGGAAATTCCTCTTCCCGGTCAAGAGAAGTAGGTGTCAGAAAAGTTTTGGGAGCAGAAAAATCCCAATTGATCGGCCAATTTATGGGGGAGGCTGTTGTGATAACTTTCATTTCCCTTTTACTCGGGTTGTTTTTTTCTTGGATTATGCTCGGAGAATTCAATGAAATCATAAGTAGGGATTTGATGATACCCTTCAACTTAACTTTCATATCATTTTTTATACTGCTGGGAGTTGTCATAGCTTTTGTTGCTGGTTTCTATCCTGCTATTATCTTGTCTAAATTCAATCCGGTGACCATCTTAAAAGGAAAGAACGTGAAGGAAGGTGGTTCTGGCATTTTCCGAAAAGGGTTGATAGTAGGTCAGTTTGCAATATCAATCGCCCTAATTATATGCACCTTGGTTATAGAACAACAAATAGACCTTTTCAAAAATATGGATTTGGGATATGATAAGGAGACTGTAATAGTGGTTCCTACCAATATGAATAGAAAGGATGGGACTGTTTTGGCAGAACGCTATATAAATGAATTAAAATCACGCCCCGAAATTTCCGATGCCTCTGCATCATTATACAGTTTCGCCGAATCACCCTGGGTTACATTGGGTTTTACAAATGAAAATAATGAGTATAAAAGTTTTCAATACAACGCGGTTGATCCTGATTTCCTGAAAACCATGGCTATAGAATTCGAAGAAGGTCGGGGTTTTGACAAATCCATTACATCGGATAAGTTGAATGCGGCTATCGTAAATGAAAGTTTTGTGAAAGAGTTTGGGTTGAAAGATCCAGTTGGGAAAAAATTACCTGGGAATTTTCAACATGAAATCATAGGTGTTGTAAAAGATTTTCATTATCAATCATTGCATACTCCAATTTCTCCGCTTCTGCTAACCGCAACACCGGATTCTGTTTTTCGTAGGTCCGAAAATATAAATATGGCCTTTTCTCCACAACCGAGAATATCGGTAAGGATGAATTCTAACGACCTCAAAGCTAATGTGGCATTGTTAGAAGACGCTTGGAAGAAGGTTGCTCCCAACCAGGATTTTGAAAAAATATTTCTCGATGAAACCGTTGCATCACAGTACCAAGCAGAGCAAAGAACAAGTACGATTGTTAAAATAGCATCGTCACTTTCCATTTTTATCGCAATTATTGGACTCTTTGGGCTTGTTACCCTAATTGTCTCAAAAAGGAGGAAAGAAATCGGTATCAGGAAAGTTTTAGGTGCTGATATCAAAAACATTATCCGTCTCATTTCTATGGATTTTGTGAAGCTGATTTCTATTGCAGCGCTGATATCATTTCCTTTAGCGTGGTGGTTTATGAACGACTGGCTAAAAGATTTTGAATATAGGGTCGGCATCAATTGGTGGGTCTTCGCAATCGCAGGAATTGCAACCATGGCAATTGCCTTATTAACGGTAGGCTTGCAATCCATGAAAGCGGCACATAGCAATCCTACAAATAGTTTAAGAACGGAATAA
- a CDS encoding Putative auto-transporter adhesin, head GIN domain gives MKVVGMVLALMVVSLMHAQKVVEVNHFDKLIVSPHIQVTIIKGEKESVKIISNTEDDSKLNIEVKGKDLRIFLDDAKELTKQEKVSINGNITKKPIYHGTVVIAEVTYIELKDLSIRGEETFQSQGEFIGENLDLTIYGDSKVFFDQINLTDLDATLYGEGYLELKSGIIKDQKFTGYGASKIDVLNIENEETKLTAYGEAQFEINAKNRLKITSYGQPTIRYKGNPEINKGLNFGGVKISRID, from the coding sequence ATGAAAGTAGTAGGTATGGTTTTAGCGCTGATGGTAGTAAGTCTTATGCATGCACAAAAAGTAGTTGAGGTCAATCACTTTGACAAATTGATTGTGAGTCCGCACATACAAGTTACAATTATTAAGGGCGAAAAAGAATCGGTGAAAATCATTAGTAACACGGAAGATGATTCTAAACTTAATATTGAAGTAAAAGGAAAGGATTTACGGATATTTCTAGATGATGCTAAGGAATTGACCAAGCAAGAGAAAGTGAGTATCAATGGAAACATTACCAAAAAGCCAATTTATCATGGTACGGTGGTAATTGCAGAAGTGACCTATATAGAATTGAAAGATCTTTCAATCCGTGGCGAGGAAACATTTCAATCTCAGGGAGAATTTATTGGTGAAAATCTAGACTTAACTATTTATGGGGATTCCAAGGTCTTCTTTGACCAAATCAACCTAACCGATTTAGATGCCACGCTTTACGGCGAAGGATATTTAGAGTTGAAGTCAGGGATTATTAAGGACCAGAAATTCACTGGCTATGGAGCAAGTAAAATCGATGTTTTAAATATTGAAAATGAAGAAACCAAATTGACCGCTTATGGCGAAGCCCAATTTGAAATCAACGCCAAGAACAGATTGAAGATTACGTCTTACGGCCAACCAACCATTAGATATAAAGGAAACCCTGAAATAAATAAAGGTCTCAATTTCGGTGGGGTTAAGATTAGCAGGATTGATTAG
- a CDS encoding putative ABC transport system permease protein, with protein sequence MIKNYFKIAWRNLWKHKLFSLINIFGLALSLSVCLLVMVQLQKDFSFDLFHPYPDRTFRILSEIEQTSDNQDYVLASSPLPLKTELLQFKDQVEDAVQIYPAINEKALYERKSLPLKAAFTDPSFFNVFGFKLSQGNQETALQISNSIVISAETSKRFFGDADPIGRILEFQNLGLFEVTGVLAETDQQSHLDFDAYVSALAIPQLEKSNLLSNKEQDWNTFNEAYTYVLLSENSSKPDLEKLLAQVAEKPELISDETKISFKAQKLSSITPGTDAVKNEIGKGTVWAKVWTILGVGLIILLAACFNYTNLNLARALTRAKEIGVRKVTGASRFQIFTQYIVESVLIAVLALVFAIIGYLLYDPILKTQFILIGIALLFTIIIGIGAGAFPAWILSSFRPVDVLKSLSTQKLFGNLSLKKGLLVFQFSLSLVIIVFLSAYYQQFTYVDKLDPGFASENILSIPMSGEDMVFANEISKLKGVKSISRTSEDFGMRGSGYVELYTERSSDQDKGLRAESYFIDDQIILVHELEILAGSNFSITDASAREKNILINEKLVNLLGYVNNSEAIGNSYYINDSTQVSIKGVVKDFYDKGASRYIMPLVLRNQVSGFNYLNVLVEATQKEALISLISSEWKKLNPNSPLEYQWLDKKIAAREDQGEAYTIMGFLAFITISIATIGLLGLVIYTVETRQKEISVRKIIGASVNQIMRLLSKGFLKLLLISGLIALPIGYLASLLFLQNFANKVSFGIGSLIACFLFLLIIGLLTILSNTYRAATANPADNIRTD encoded by the coding sequence GTGATCAAGAATTATTTTAAAATAGCATGGAGAAACTTATGGAAGCATAAGCTCTTTTCGTTGATCAATATTTTTGGTCTGGCCTTGAGTCTTTCGGTCTGTTTGCTGGTTATGGTTCAATTGCAAAAAGATTTTAGCTTTGATCTTTTTCATCCTTATCCAGATCGTACTTTTCGGATTTTATCTGAAATTGAACAGACTTCAGACAATCAAGATTATGTTCTAGCGAGTTCTCCTCTGCCACTTAAAACTGAATTGCTTCAGTTTAAAGACCAAGTAGAAGATGCCGTACAAATCTATCCTGCCATAAATGAGAAAGCACTTTACGAGCGTAAGAGCCTACCTCTTAAAGCCGCTTTTACTGACCCATCATTCTTTAATGTTTTTGGTTTTAAATTGTCTCAGGGCAATCAGGAAACTGCATTACAAATTTCCAATAGCATTGTAATATCGGCAGAAACATCGAAACGATTCTTTGGTGATGCCGACCCGATTGGGCGAATATTAGAATTTCAAAATCTTGGACTTTTTGAAGTTACAGGTGTGCTTGCCGAAACCGATCAGCAATCTCATCTCGATTTTGATGCTTATGTTTCTGCCCTGGCAATTCCACAATTAGAAAAATCCAATCTTTTATCAAACAAAGAACAAGACTGGAACACGTTTAATGAAGCCTATACTTACGTATTACTCTCTGAAAATTCTTCAAAACCCGATCTTGAAAAACTTTTGGCACAAGTCGCAGAGAAACCTGAGCTTATTTCTGACGAAACAAAAATCTCTTTCAAAGCACAAAAACTTTCTTCTATTACACCGGGAACAGATGCTGTTAAAAATGAAATCGGTAAAGGTACCGTCTGGGCCAAGGTTTGGACAATTTTAGGAGTTGGGCTTATAATTCTTTTGGCAGCATGCTTCAACTATACCAACCTAAACTTGGCGCGCGCCTTGACTAGGGCTAAAGAAATTGGGGTACGAAAAGTAACTGGGGCTTCCCGCTTTCAGATTTTCACCCAATATATTGTTGAATCGGTTTTAATCGCAGTCCTGGCTTTAGTTTTTGCCATTATTGGCTATCTGTTATACGACCCTATTCTAAAAACTCAATTCATCTTGATTGGGATTGCTCTGCTTTTTACAATCATCATAGGTATTGGAGCTGGTGCTTTTCCTGCTTGGATATTAAGTTCGTTTAGACCTGTAGATGTTTTAAAAAGTCTTTCTACCCAAAAACTCTTCGGTAACTTGTCGCTAAAAAAAGGATTGTTGGTGTTTCAATTTAGTTTGTCACTTGTAATCATCGTTTTTCTATCTGCCTATTATCAGCAGTTCACTTATGTTGACAAACTGGACCCAGGATTTGCTTCAGAAAATATTCTAAGTATCCCTATGAGTGGAGAAGATATGGTGTTTGCCAATGAAATTTCAAAATTAAAAGGAGTTAAATCCATTTCTCGTACCTCGGAAGATTTCGGGATGCGCGGGAGTGGTTATGTTGAACTTTATACTGAAAGATCATCTGACCAAGATAAAGGCCTAAGAGCAGAAAGTTACTTCATCGACGATCAGATAATACTTGTACATGAATTGGAAATTTTGGCAGGATCAAATTTTTCTATAACCGATGCTTCTGCTCGCGAGAAAAATATTTTGATTAATGAAAAATTGGTAAACCTACTAGGCTATGTAAACAACTCTGAAGCAATTGGTAATTCATATTACATCAATGATAGCACCCAAGTTTCCATTAAAGGAGTTGTGAAAGACTTTTACGATAAGGGAGCTTCAAGATATATCATGCCACTTGTATTAAGAAATCAAGTTAGCGGTTTCAATTATTTAAACGTTTTGGTCGAAGCTACCCAAAAGGAAGCACTAATATCCTTGATATCTTCTGAATGGAAGAAATTGAATCCAAATTCTCCTTTAGAATACCAATGGTTAGATAAAAAAATTGCCGCAAGGGAAGATCAAGGCGAAGCTTACACCATCATGGGTTTCTTGGCTTTTATAACCATTTCAATCGCTACGATCGGTTTGTTAGGACTGGTCATTTATACCGTAGAAACCAGGCAAAAGGAAATCAGCGTGAGGAAGATAATTGGTGCGAGCGTAAACCAGATTATGCGTCTGCTCTCTAAAGGATTTTTAAAACTGTTGTTGATTTCAGGACTCATTGCACTGCCAATCGGCTATTTAGCGTCTCTGTTGTTCCTTCAAAATTTCGCCAATAAAGTTTCTTTCGGGATTGGATCACTGATAGCATGTTTTCTGTTTTTGTTGATTATAGGATTGCTAACCATACTGTCTAATACTTACCGGGCGGCAACCGCCAATCCTGCTGATAATATTAGAACAGATTGA